A section of the Devosia rhizoryzae genome encodes:
- a CDS encoding GFA family protein — translation MPRPELDLTADCDCGAVTLRVTGKAVSMFQCGCENCQKVSGSGHSSVVLMPAGSVELSGLTKSFERPADSGATFTRHFCPDCGTTILAHSSRAPDLRIVPAGLLAGQNDWFSPNQLIFARSHPDWDNIAEQIPRYDTYRPEKS, via the coding sequence ATGCCCAGACCAGAACTCGACCTCACTGCCGATTGCGACTGCGGCGCCGTCACGCTGCGGGTCACGGGCAAGGCCGTGTCGATGTTTCAATGCGGATGCGAAAATTGCCAGAAGGTCTCGGGCAGCGGTCATTCCTCCGTCGTACTGATGCCCGCCGGTAGCGTCGAACTCAGCGGCCTCACCAAAAGTTTCGAGCGACCAGCAGATTCGGGCGCGACCTTCACACGTCACTTCTGCCCCGATTGCGGCACCACAATTCTCGCCCATTCGTCACGCGCACCAGACCTGCGCATCGTCCCCGCTGGCCTTTTGGCTGGTCAGAACGACTGGTTCTCGCCCAATCAGCTGATCTTCGCCCGCTCGCATCCGGACTGGGATAATATCGCGGAGCAAATCCCCCGCTACGACACCTACCGGCCGGAGAAATCTTGA
- a CDS encoding vWA domain-containing protein, with product MHVVRRFALAAAAALALFAPAVAAERAIIVLDGSGSMWAQIDGKARITIARDTLSEVLATLPDDLELGFMTYGHREKGNCADIEMLVEPAPGNGAAIAAAADEINPKGMTPISDAVRLAAKDLAYTEEKATVILITDGLETCEVDPCALASDLEAKGIDFTTHVLGFGLSDEEGQQVACLAENTGGRYLSAADGDALVEALTTTVAQVAEAQPEPQPEPEPAPVSAPEPQPEFNLMPTLSLAEGGPDIADETFNIIWKWYEANADGSKGADLGTGYYSDFRETLEPGDYILEVEADHVTVAQPITISEGGVAKPHFVLNGAVLKLHPLPSEGAELDTNASTEIKLDGEYLATDYGDVNTLLPSGEVEANVTIGEGTVSRTYSLAAGDTVDEDVVVGVGIAFFSTEYTAGQKVDDDIYMEVFEAKKALDGTRQSVAYGYGGEQDFTLAEGDYVLAYELDGTEGEVPFSVRTGERTEVPLDLDAGVLAVTAPNGDYVEVFSAKEDIAGNRTSFDYGFGPEWLSTLKAGDYLVHTDKNGVVSDTEVTIKAGERFELTIKEQEAAPAKTKTKSK from the coding sequence ATGCATGTGGTGAGAAGATTTGCGCTAGCGGCGGCAGCGGCTCTGGCGCTTTTTGCGCCGGCCGTCGCGGCGGAGCGGGCGATCATCGTGCTCGATGGATCGGGGTCGATGTGGGCGCAGATTGACGGCAAGGCGCGCATCACCATCGCGCGCGATACGCTGAGCGAAGTTTTGGCGACGCTGCCCGACGATCTCGAACTTGGCTTCATGACCTATGGCCATCGCGAGAAGGGCAATTGCGCCGATATCGAGATGTTGGTCGAGCCGGCGCCGGGGAATGGCGCGGCGATCGCTGCGGCTGCAGACGAGATCAATCCCAAGGGCATGACGCCGATCTCTGACGCGGTCCGGCTCGCGGCCAAGGACTTGGCCTACACCGAGGAAAAGGCGACGGTGATCCTGATCACCGATGGCCTTGAAACTTGCGAGGTCGATCCTTGCGCGCTGGCCAGTGATCTGGAAGCCAAGGGTATCGACTTCACCACGCATGTGCTGGGCTTTGGGCTTTCCGACGAGGAAGGGCAACAGGTAGCGTGCTTGGCCGAAAATACCGGCGGCCGCTATCTTTCCGCAGCTGATGGCGATGCGCTGGTGGAGGCTTTGACCACGACTGTGGCACAAGTGGCGGAGGCTCAACCCGAGCCGCAGCCCGAGCCTGAACCCGCGCCGGTGAGCGCGCCGGAACCGCAGCCGGAGTTCAACCTCATGCCAACACTGTCGCTGGCCGAGGGCGGACCCGACATTGCCGACGAGACATTCAACATTATCTGGAAATGGTATGAGGCCAATGCGGATGGCAGCAAGGGCGCCGACCTTGGCACCGGCTATTATTCCGACTTCAGGGAAACTCTCGAACCCGGCGACTATATCCTCGAGGTCGAGGCGGACCATGTCACCGTGGCCCAGCCGATCACCATTTCCGAAGGCGGGGTGGCCAAACCTCATTTCGTGCTCAACGGAGCGGTGCTCAAGCTTCATCCGCTCCCGAGCGAAGGGGCCGAACTCGACACCAACGCCTCGACTGAGATCAAGCTCGACGGGGAGTACCTCGCGACCGACTATGGCGACGTGAACACGCTGTTGCCGTCGGGCGAGGTCGAGGCGAATGTCACCATCGGCGAAGGCACGGTGAGCCGCACGTACTCACTGGCGGCTGGCGACACGGTGGACGAAGATGTCGTGGTGGGTGTCGGCATCGCGTTTTTCTCGACCGAATACACGGCGGGTCAGAAGGTGGATGACGACATCTACATGGAAGTGTTCGAAGCCAAAAAGGCCCTCGACGGGACACGGCAATCGGTCGCCTATGGCTATGGTGGAGAGCAGGATTTCACGCTGGCCGAGGGTGACTATGTGCTGGCCTATGAACTCGACGGGACCGAAGGCGAGGTGCCGTTTAGCGTGAGGACCGGCGAGCGCACCGAAGTGCCTCTCGATCTTGATGCCGGTGTCCTGGCCGTGACGGCGCCGAACGGCGACTATGTCGAGGTGTTTTCGGCCAAGGAGGACATAGCGGGTAATCGCACGTCCTTCGACTATGGCTTTGGGCCTGAATGGCTGTCGACGCTCAAGGCTGGAGACTACCTGGTCCACACGGACAAGAACGGCGTGGTCAGCGATACCGAGGTGACGATCAAGGCTGGGGAGCGGTTCGAGCTCACGATTAAAGAGCAGGAGGCTGCCCCGGCGAAGACCAAAACCAAGTCGAAATAG
- the alaS gene encoding alanine--tRNA ligase produces the protein MTSVNDLRSSFTGYFARNGHEAVPSSPLVPRNDPTLMFTNAGMVQFKNVFTGVEKRPYSTATTAQKCVRAGGKHNDLDNVGFTARHHTFFEMLGNFSFGDYFKERAIELAWNLLTKEWELPRDKLMVTIYQDDDEAMALWKKVAGLSEDRIVRLGAKSNFWQMGDTGPCGPCSEIFYDHGDKVWGGPPGSPDEDGDRWIEIWNLVFMQFEQHADGTRSGLPRPSIDTGMGLERVAAVMQGVHDNYDIDLFKALIAAAANATNSDVAGPGNRSLRVIADHLRSMSFLIAEGVLPSNEGRGYVLRRIMRRAMRHATLLGASEPTIFKLVPTLVREMGQAYPELSRGEAMITETVRLEEGRFLKTLGRGLQVLEAETAGLGEGATLSGDTAFKLHDTYGFPLDLTQDALRSRGISVDQAGFDAAMAQQKAEARKNWAGSGEAAADTVWYGLADKLGPTEFLGYETETAEAEIKALLVDGAEVQSIEAGQEGLVVVNQTPFYGESGGQVGDTGVITGEGARADVTDTNKFHGVFAHKVKVGEGSLKVGQAVELVVDHDRRSSIRANHSATHLLHEALRLVLGDHVAQKGSLVSADRLRFDFVHTKPISSQEMAEIEDIANSIILQNTPVETRLMGVEEAKESGARALFGEKYGDEVRVVSMGEPTGNGLGWSVELCGGTHVRRTGDIGLVSIVGESAVAAGVRRVEALTGKAARHRGNANVAIVSSAAGLLRSGTHEVLERIEALQEQLKRNERALADARQKLALGGGGEAGSAGETVNGVTFVGRVVEGVAAKDIKSVVDAEKKRIGSGVVVLVLKGEDGKGTVAIGVTDDLTGKYAAGTLIKSATAALGGQGGGGRPDMAQGGGPNGAKANEAIAAIRELL, from the coding sequence ATGACCAGCGTCAACGACCTCCGTTCGAGCTTTACCGGCTACTTTGCCCGCAATGGGCATGAGGCCGTGCCGTCGAGCCCGCTGGTGCCGCGCAATGATCCGACGCTGATGTTCACCAATGCGGGCATGGTGCAGTTCAAGAACGTCTTCACCGGCGTCGAAAAGCGTCCCTATTCGACAGCCACCACGGCGCAAAAGTGCGTGCGTGCCGGCGGCAAGCACAACGACCTCGACAATGTGGGCTTTACCGCGCGTCACCACACCTTCTTCGAGATGCTGGGCAACTTCTCGTTTGGCGATTATTTCAAGGAACGCGCCATCGAGCTGGCCTGGAACCTCCTCACCAAGGAATGGGAGCTGCCGCGCGACAAGCTGATGGTCACCATCTACCAAGATGACGACGAGGCCATGGCGCTCTGGAAGAAGGTCGCCGGCCTTTCCGAGGATCGCATCGTGCGGCTCGGCGCCAAGTCCAACTTCTGGCAGATGGGCGATACCGGTCCGTGCGGCCCATGCTCGGAAATCTTTTACGACCATGGCGATAAGGTCTGGGGCGGTCCTCCGGGTTCGCCCGACGAAGATGGCGATCGCTGGATCGAGATCTGGAACCTCGTCTTCATGCAGTTCGAGCAGCATGCCGATGGCACGCGCAGCGGACTGCCGCGCCCCTCGATCGATACCGGCATGGGTCTCGAACGCGTCGCGGCCGTGATGCAGGGTGTCCACGACAATTACGACATCGATCTCTTCAAGGCGCTGATTGCCGCTGCCGCCAATGCCACCAATTCCGACGTGGCCGGCCCGGGCAACCGCAGCCTGCGCGTCATCGCCGATCACTTGCGCTCCATGAGCTTCCTGATTGCCGAAGGCGTGCTGCCGTCCAATGAAGGCCGTGGCTATGTGCTGCGCCGCATCATGCGCCGCGCCATGCGTCATGCGACGCTTTTGGGTGCGAGCGAACCAACGATCTTCAAGCTGGTGCCCACGCTGGTGCGCGAGATGGGCCAGGCTTATCCCGAGCTCAGCCGTGGCGAAGCCATGATCACCGAAACGGTGCGTCTCGAAGAAGGGCGTTTCCTCAAGACGCTCGGCCGTGGTCTTCAGGTGCTCGAAGCCGAGACGGCAGGCCTGGGCGAAGGCGCGACGCTGAGCGGCGACACCGCCTTCAAGCTCCATGACACTTATGGCTTCCCGCTCGACCTGACGCAGGATGCCCTTCGTTCGCGCGGCATCAGCGTCGACCAGGCGGGCTTTGATGCCGCGATGGCGCAGCAAAAGGCCGAGGCGCGCAAGAACTGGGCCGGTTCGGGCGAAGCGGCGGCGGACACGGTCTGGTACGGCCTTGCCGACAAGCTCGGACCCACCGAGTTCCTGGGCTACGAAACCGAAACCGCGGAAGCTGAGATCAAGGCCTTGCTGGTGGACGGCGCCGAAGTGCAGTCGATCGAGGCAGGACAGGAAGGTCTCGTCGTCGTCAACCAGACGCCGTTCTATGGCGAAAGCGGCGGCCAGGTCGGCGATACCGGCGTGATCACGGGCGAGGGCGCGCGCGCCGACGTCACGGATACCAATAAGTTTCACGGCGTCTTTGCCCATAAGGTCAAGGTCGGTGAAGGATCGCTCAAGGTCGGCCAGGCGGTCGAACTGGTGGTCGATCACGATCGTCGTTCGTCCATCCGCGCCAACCACTCGGCGACGCATTTGCTGCACGAGGCGCTGCGCCTGGTGTTGGGCGATCATGTCGCGCAGAAGGGGTCGCTGGTTTCGGCGGACCGTTTGCGCTTCGACTTCGTCCATACCAAGCCGATCTCCAGCCAGGAAATGGCCGAGATCGAAGACATCGCCAACAGCATCATCCTCCAGAATACCCCGGTCGAAACGCGGCTGATGGGTGTCGAGGAGGCCAAGGAGTCCGGCGCTCGCGCCCTGTTCGGCGAAAAGTATGGTGACGAGGTGCGCGTGGTGTCGATGGGCGAGCCCACCGGCAACGGGTTGGGCTGGTCGGTCGAGCTTTGCGGCGGCACCCATGTTCGCCGCACTGGCGATATCGGCCTTGTCTCGATCGTCGGCGAAAGCGCAGTTGCTGCCGGGGTGCGCCGCGTCGAGGCGCTGACCGGCAAGGCGGCGCGTCATCGCGGCAACGCCAATGTGGCAATTGTCTCCTCTGCTGCGGGTCTTCTGCGCTCCGGCACGCATGAAGTGCTCGAGCGGATCGAAGCGCTGCAGGAACAGCTCAAGCGCAACGAACGCGCTTTGGCCGATGCGCGCCAAAAGCTGGCACTCGGCGGTGGCGGCGAGGCCGGCAGCGCTGGCGAAACCGTCAACGGCGTGACGTTTGTCGGCCGCGTGGTCGAGGGCGTTGCCGCCAAGGACATCAAGAGCGTTGTCGATGCCGAAAAGAAGCGCATCGGTTCGGGTGTCGTCGTTCTGGTGCTCAAGGGCGAGGACGGCAAGGGCACGGTGGCCATCGGCGTTACCGACGATCTCACCGGCAAATATGCCGCCGGCACGCTGATCAAGTCGGCGACCGCAGCGCTTGGCGGGCAGGGCGGCGGTGGCCGGCCCGACATGGCCCAGGGCGGCGGCCCCAATGGCGCCAAGGCCAATGAAGCGATCGCGGCCATTCGCGAGCTGCTTTAA
- a CDS encoding GNAT family N-acetyltransferase produces MAIRPDYPLTTERLRLRPFTRGDVDAVHSYRSRPDVARYLFDAPLSREECALAVQQRTTQLHLDQEGDRIILAVESSADGVLLGEISLIWRSSEARQGEVGWIFHPAYHGKGFASEAARRLIHLAFENGEFHRLYARCDAGNVASWRLMERLGMRREAHFREHAVFKGEWDEEFYYAILLREWQAQQAG; encoded by the coding sequence ATGGCCATTCGACCGGACTATCCGCTGACCACGGAACGGCTTCGCCTGCGTCCGTTCACGCGCGGCGATGTCGATGCTGTCCATAGCTATCGTAGCCGTCCAGACGTGGCGCGCTATCTGTTCGACGCACCGCTCAGCCGCGAGGAATGCGCGCTGGCCGTGCAGCAAAGAACGACGCAGCTTCACCTTGATCAAGAAGGTGACCGGATCATTCTTGCAGTCGAATCTTCTGCCGACGGCGTGCTTTTGGGCGAGATTTCTCTGATCTGGCGATCATCCGAGGCGCGGCAGGGTGAAGTGGGCTGGATTTTTCACCCGGCCTATCACGGCAAGGGCTTCGCCAGCGAAGCGGCGAGAAGGTTGATCCATCTTGCTTTCGAAAATGGTGAGTTTCACCGGCTCTATGCCCGGTGCGACGCTGGCAATGTTGCGTCCTGGCGCCTGATGGAGCGGCTCGGCATGCGCCGGGAGGCTCACTTCCGGGAGCATGCGGTGTTCAAAGGCGAGTGGGACGAGGAGTTCTATTACGCGATCCTCCTGCGCGAATGGCAGGCTCAACAGGCGGGGTAA
- a CDS encoding NADP-dependent isocitrate dehydrogenase: MSKIKVANPVVDLDGDEMTRIIWQAIKDKLIHPYLDLDIKYYDLSVENRNATNDQVTIDSANAIKQYGVGIKCATITPDEQRVEEFGLKKMWKSPNGTIRNILGGVIFREPIICKNVPRLVPGWTQPIIVGRHAFGDQYRATDFTFPGKGTLTIKFTGEDGQVIEHEVFQAPGSGVAMAMYNLDDSIRDFAYSSFNYALARGVPCYLSTKNTILKAYDGRFKDIFQEIYEAEFKEQFEAKKIWYEHRLIDDMVASALKWSGGYVWACKNYDGDVQSDIVAQGFGSLGLMTSVLATPDGKIVEAEAAHGTVTRHYRQHQQGKETSTNSTASIFAWTRGLAHRAKLDDNAELAKFAATLEKVTVDTIEEGKMTKDLSLLVGPDQPWLSTIGFLDAIDQNLQKAMA; this comes from the coding sequence ATGAGCAAGATCAAAGTCGCCAACCCGGTCGTCGATCTCGACGGCGATGAGATGACCCGCATCATCTGGCAGGCGATCAAGGACAAGCTCATCCACCCCTACCTTGATCTCGACATCAAGTATTATGACCTCTCGGTCGAAAACCGCAACGCAACTAACGACCAGGTGACGATCGATTCCGCCAACGCCATCAAGCAGTACGGCGTCGGCATCAAATGCGCCACCATCACCCCCGACGAGCAGCGCGTCGAAGAATTCGGCCTCAAGAAGATGTGGAAGTCGCCCAACGGCACCATCCGCAACATCCTCGGCGGCGTGATCTTCCGCGAGCCCATCATCTGCAAGAACGTGCCGCGCCTCGTTCCCGGCTGGACCCAGCCGATCATCGTCGGCCGCCACGCTTTCGGCGATCAGTATCGCGCCACCGACTTCACCTTCCCCGGCAAGGGCACGCTGACCATCAAGTTCACGGGCGAAGACGGCCAGGTCATCGAGCACGAAGTGTTCCAGGCCCCCGGCTCCGGCGTCGCCATGGCCATGTACAACCTCGACGACTCGATCCGCGACTTCGCCTATTCGAGCTTCAACTACGCGCTGGCCCGCGGCGTGCCGTGCTATCTTTCGACCAAGAACACCATCCTCAAGGCCTATGACGGTCGCTTCAAGGACATATTCCAGGAGATCTACGAGGCCGAATTCAAGGAGCAGTTCGAAGCCAAGAAGATCTGGTACGAGCACCGCCTCATCGACGATATGGTCGCCTCCGCCCTCAAGTGGAGCGGCGGTTACGTCTGGGCCTGCAAGAACTACGACGGCGACGTCCAGTCCGACATCGTCGCCCAGGGCTTTGGCTCCCTCGGCCTCATGACCTCGGTCCTGGCAACGCCCGATGGCAAGATTGTCGAAGCCGAGGCCGCCCACGGCACGGTGACCCGTCACTACCGCCAGCACCAGCAGGGCAAGGAAACCTCGACCAATTCCACCGCCTCGATCTTCGCCTGGACCCGCGGCCTCGCCCACCGCGCCAAGCTCGACGACAATGCCGAACTCGCCAAATTCGCCGCAACGCTCGAAAAGGTCACCGTCGACACGATCGAAGAAGGCAAGATGACAAAGGATCTGTCCCTCCTCGTCGGTCCCGATCAACCCTGGCTCTCCACAATCGGCTTCCTCGACGCCATCGACCAGAATCTGCAAAAGGCCATGGCGTAA
- a CDS encoding GNAT family N-acetyltransferase: protein MSSFSLPIATDRLQLRPFERGDVEAVAAYHTLPAAQRYALRQSRYSSDVADVVGTMRNQVSLQRPGDTLSLAMVRKGDNQLIGQVCLIWSDATSGQGEVRFMLHPAYSGQGYLTEALTTIFNLAFDEFRIHRLTVRCDGRSHHSIKLMQTLGMRLEAHYREHALFQGEWDEELHFAILDREWRPSTKVVDFRRRSATPDLPRAAI from the coding sequence ATGTCATCTTTTTCTTTGCCAATTGCCACCGACCGCCTGCAACTTCGCCCCTTTGAGCGCGGTGATGTTGAAGCCGTTGCCGCCTATCACACATTGCCTGCCGCCCAGCGTTATGCCCTGCGCCAGTCCCGCTATTCCTCCGACGTTGCCGATGTCGTCGGCACCATGCGCAACCAGGTCTCCCTACAGCGTCCCGGCGATACCCTGTCCCTCGCCATGGTGCGCAAGGGCGACAATCAGCTGATCGGCCAGGTCTGCCTGATCTGGTCGGATGCGACCTCCGGCCAGGGCGAAGTGCGCTTCATGCTGCACCCCGCCTATTCTGGCCAGGGCTATCTGACCGAAGCGCTGACGACGATTTTCAATCTCGCATTCGACGAGTTCCGCATCCATCGCCTCACCGTTCGTTGCGATGGCCGCAGCCACCATTCCATCAAGCTGATGCAGACGCTCGGTATGCGCCTTGAGGCGCATTACCGCGAACATGCGTTGTTCCAGGGCGAGTGGGACGAAGAACTGCATTTTGCCATTCTCGATCGCGAATGGCGCCCGTCGA
- a CDS encoding TfoX/Sxy family protein, which yields MSMASEELADRVRGLLPGGENIREQKMFGGICFMLDGHMLVAPGSDGSLMVRVGKDGMEAALRRQGASVMEMKGRKMGGFILVSGDAIEDESALGEWIDLARAFVRTLPAK from the coding sequence ATGAGCATGGCGTCCGAGGAACTCGCCGACCGCGTCCGCGGCCTGCTGCCTGGCGGCGAAAACATCCGCGAACAGAAAATGTTCGGTGGCATCTGTTTCATGCTCGATGGCCATATGCTGGTAGCGCCGGGCAGCGACGGTTCCTTGATGGTTCGTGTCGGCAAGGATGGCATGGAAGCCGCCCTGCGCCGCCAAGGCGCAAGCGTCATGGAGATGAAAGGGCGCAAGATGGGCGGCTTCATCCTAGTCAGCGGCGATGCAATTGAAGACGAGTCCGCCCTCGGCGAATGGATCGACCTCGCCCGCGCCTTCGTCCGGACGCTGCCCGCCAAGTAA
- a CDS encoding Tim44 domain-containing protein, which translates to MFRNRGFKLASLLSVFVVIFSMAAVDYAEARARGGFGSRGGRTFSPPASTQTIPGPAAPINRTMTPSQPGTAARTPAQQTAQPRGGFFNGFGGSLFRGLMLGGLFGLLLGTGFGGIGGFMSLLFQALLIGGAIWLVMRLVRGTNRPATANGAPYMSRETSNSRPMPNFGGGSATRAPARPKNPDELGITNKDLDTFEQMLGHIQTAYGREDYAALRQVTTPEMMGFLAEELASNASRGQINRLADIKLLQGDVSESWREGNTEYATVAMRYQLRDWSVDRTSERVVVGDPETLEEAKELWTFVRQARGDWKLSAIQEA; encoded by the coding sequence ATGTTCAGAAATCGCGGCTTCAAACTGGCCAGCCTGTTGTCGGTCTTTGTGGTCATCTTTTCCATGGCGGCCGTGGACTATGCCGAGGCGCGGGCGCGCGGCGGCTTCGGCAGCCGCGGTGGCCGCACATTTTCGCCGCCCGCCTCGACACAGACCATTCCCGGCCCTGCAGCGCCGATCAATCGCACCATGACACCGTCTCAGCCGGGCACTGCCGCACGCACGCCCGCCCAGCAGACGGCGCAGCCGCGCGGTGGGTTCTTTAACGGCTTCGGCGGATCGCTCTTCCGCGGCCTTATGCTCGGCGGCCTTTTCGGCCTCCTCCTGGGTACCGGCTTTGGCGGCATCGGCGGCTTCATGAGCCTCCTGTTCCAGGCCCTTCTGATCGGCGGCGCCATCTGGCTGGTCATGCGCCTCGTGCGCGGCACCAATCGGCCGGCCACCGCCAATGGCGCCCCCTATATGAGCCGCGAAACCAGCAATTCGCGCCCGATGCCCAATTTCGGCGGCGGCAGCGCCACCCGCGCACCGGCTCGGCCCAAGAACCCCGATGAACTCGGCATCACCAACAAGGATCTTGATACATTCGAGCAGATGCTGGGCCACATCCAGACCGCCTATGGCCGTGAGGACTACGCCGCCCTGCGCCAGGTGACGACGCCCGAAATGATGGGCTTCCTCGCCGAAGAGCTGGCCTCCAATGCCAGCCGCGGCCAGATCAACCGCCTCGCCGACATCAAGCTCCTCCAGGGCGACGTCTCGGAAAGCTGGCGCGAGGGCAACACGGAATACGCCACTGTCGCCATGCGCTATCAGCTGCGCGACTGGTCGGTGGACCGCACCAGCGAACGCGTCGTTGTCGGCGATCCGGAAACGCTCGAAGAAGCCAAGGAACTCTGGACCTTCGTCCGCCAGGCCCGCGGCGACTGGAAGCTCTCGGCCATCCAGGAAGCCTGA